The following proteins come from a genomic window of Larimichthys crocea isolate SSNF chromosome XV, L_crocea_2.0, whole genome shotgun sequence:
- the wu:fa11c10 gene encoding protein FAM110B: MPVETLRPSDGRLAGVPFTSAMPFRILNKGPDYFRRQAEPGARKLSAVERLEADKAKYVKSQQVALNRQAPIKPPIIRKPLVPPGMMLQNQISTPPARKVPRCPADVENGGGREGPGRRRPALNLDILNNLINDVCDGPMPCSQSSSSTSPSSSSPSSGAKSIGSSLSAEQERSSRLLNSPKPLNHGIINSSSTSSCTSSPLNNLRTPAADPTRRPPPVPARAPRIGVPAPYSSPNSVTVRRVDVRPQAEIRKPQRAQLQPQLRPRQTAQGQVAHPQVPPPPPPQSSPHTQLNNPSQTLPPSPAYPPPSPMLVRTGMIPPASPAFTRISNASSKGSARKHPSLHRSKSDLSDRYSRATADMERFFNYCGLDPEEVEGMGGVERFTRANSDIVSISKLRSVSTPSSEADRAREDGGDEDNEDGPAAANDRVPYGISVIERNARVIKWLYGIRQARDTNNGVSNV; this comes from the coding sequence ATGCCGGTGGAGACCCTGCGGCCATCAGACGGCCGTCTGGCCGGGGTTcccttcacctctgccatgcCCTTCAGGATACTTAACAAGGGTCCAGACTACTTCCGTCGTCAGGCCGAGCCCGGGGCCCGTAAACTGAGCGCTGTAGAGCGCCTGGAGGCTGACAAGGCCAAGTACGTAAAGAGCCAGCAGGTAGCCCTCAACCGGCAGGCTCCCATCAAACCGCCAATCATCCGCAAGCCTCTCGTTCCTCCGGGGATGATGCTCCAGAACCAGATCAGCACTCCTCCAGCCCGCAAAGTTCCCCGCTGCCCGGCTGATGTGGAGAATGGCGGAGGCAGAGAGGGTCCTGGACGGAGGAGACCTGCTCTGAATTTGGACATTCTGAATAATCTTATCAATGATGTATGTGATGGACCAATGCCGTGTTcgcagtcctcctcctccacgtcgccctcctcatcatctccttCATCAGGAGCTAAGAGCATCGGCAGCAGCCTGTCAGCAGAACAGGAGAGGAGCAGCCGACTCCTCAACAGCCCCAAACCATTAAACCACGGCATTATCaactcctcttccacctcctcctgcacctcctctccACTCAACAACCTCCGAACCCCTGCAGCAGATCCCACCCGGCGGCCGCCCCCTGTCCCAGCACGAGCACCCCGCATTGGAGTTCCAGCACCCTACAGCTCCCCCAACTCCGTGACAGTACGCAGGGTGGACGTTCGTCCTCAGGCTGAGATCAGGAAGCCTCAGAGGGCCCAGCTGCAGCCCCAGCTCCGGCCCAGACAGACTGCCCAGGGCCAAGTCGCACACCCCCAggtccctccacctccacctcctcagtcCTCACCCCACACGCAGCTCAACAACCCATCCCAAACCCTACCCCCATCTCCAGCTTACCCTCCACCCAGTCCCATGCTGGTCCGGACGGGCATGATCCCACCAGCCTCCCCTGCTTTCACCCGTATATCAAACGCCAGTTCAAAGGGGTCGGCCCGTAAGCACCCATCCCTGCACCGCTCCAAGTCGGACTTGAGCGACCGCTACTCCCGCGCAACGGCGGACATGGAGCGCTTCTTTAACTACTGCGGGCTGGAcccggaggaggtggagggcaTGGGCGGAGTAGAACGTTTCACAAGAGCCAACTCGGACATTGTGTCCATCTCCAAGCTCCGCAGCGTCAGTACACCGAGCTCAGAGGCCGACCGAGCAAGAGAGGACGGAGGAGACGAGGATAACGAAGACGGGCCGGCAGCGGCCAACGATCGCGTCCCCTACGGCATCTCGGTCATCGAGAGGAACGCTCGAGTCATCAAGTGGCTATACGGCATACGTCAGGCTCGAGACACTAATAACGGCGTCTCTAATGTATAG